From a single Capsicum annuum cultivar UCD-10X-F1 chromosome 12, UCD10Xv1.1, whole genome shotgun sequence genomic region:
- the LOC107850724 gene encoding uncharacterized protein LOC107850724 isoform X3 translates to MGVKSNDFDLLKAFIVLVETQFNSKVFIVKSNNAFETLIVVTVKKSWLMFQLDVNNVFLHGDLDEEVFMRLPPSLTIDYPTGSFSNAGPLIYKLQKFLYGLRQLSRQWYGKLSQALYSRGLVSTFLGIPSFTSERSI, encoded by the exons ATGGGTGTCAAGAGTAATGATTTTGATCTTCTCAAAGCATTTATTGTCTTGGTTGAGACTCAATTTAATTCCAAAGTGTTCATTGTTAAGAGTAATAATGCTTTCGAAACCTTAATTGTTGTTACTGTTAAGAAATCCTGGCTAATGTTCCAACTTGATGTTAATAATGTTTTTTTACATGGGGATCTTGATGAGGAGGTATTCATGAGGCTCCCTCCTAGTTTAACTATCGATTATCCAACTGGCTCTTTTTCCAATGCTGGTCCTCTTATTTACAAGCTTCAAAAGTTTCTTTATGGGTTGAGACAACTTTCCAGGCAGTGGTACGGCAAGCTCTCTCAAGCCCTTTACTCCAGGGG GCTGGTATCCACATTTCTAGGAATCCCATCTTTTACGAGCGAACGAAGCATATAG